From one Pseudomonas sp. B21-048 genomic stretch:
- a CDS encoding glutamine--tRNA ligase/YqeY domain fusion protein → MSKPTVDPTSNSKTGPAVPVNFLRPIIQADLDSGKHTQIVTRFPPEPNGYLHIGHAKSICVNFGLAQEFGGVTHLRFDDTNPAKEDQEYIDAIESDVKWLGFEWSGEVRYASQYFDQLHDWAVELIKAGKAYVDDLSPEQAKEYRGTLTEPGKNSPFRDRSVEENLDWFARMRAGEFPDGARVLRAKIDMASPNMNLRDPIMYRIRHAHHHQTGDKWCIYPNYDFTHGQSDAIEGITHSICTLEFESHRPLYEWFLDNLPVPAKPRQYEFSRLNLNYTITSKRKLKQLVDEKHVHGWDDPRMSTLSGFRRRGYTPKSIRNFCEMIGTNRSDGVVDFGMLEFSIRDDLDHSAPRAMCVLRPLKVVITNYPEGQVENLELACHPKEDMGVRVLPFARELYIDREDFMEEPPKGYKRLEPNGEVRLRGSYVIRADEAIKDAEGNIVELRCSYDPDTLGKNPEGRKVKGVVHWVPAAASVECEVRLYDRLFRSANPEKAEDSASFLDNINPDSLQILTGCRAEPSLGNAQPEDRFQFEREGYFVADIKDSKPGVPVFNRTVTLRDSWGQ, encoded by the coding sequence ATGAGCAAGCCCACTGTCGACCCGACCTCGAATTCCAAGACCGGCCCTGCCGTGCCGGTCAATTTCCTGCGCCCGATCATCCAGGCGGACCTGGACTCGGGTAAGCACACGCAGATCGTCACCCGTTTCCCGCCTGAGCCCAACGGCTACCTGCACATCGGTCACGCCAAGTCGATCTGTGTGAACTTCGGTCTGGCCCAGGAATTCGGCGGCGTCACGCACCTGCGTTTCGACGACACCAACCCGGCCAAGGAAGACCAGGAATACATCGACGCGATCGAAAGCGACGTCAAATGGCTGGGCTTCGAATGGTCCGGTGAAGTGCGCTATGCCTCGCAGTATTTCGACCAGTTGCACGACTGGGCGGTTGAGCTGATCAAGGCCGGCAAGGCTTACGTTGATGACTTGAGCCCTGAACAAGCCAAGGAATATCGCGGCACGCTGACCGAGCCGGGCAAGAACAGCCCGTTCCGTGACCGCTCCGTGGAAGAAAACCTCGACTGGTTCGCCCGCATGCGCGCCGGTGAATTCCCGGACGGCGCACGTGTGCTGCGGGCCAAGATCGACATGGCCTCGCCGAACATGAACCTGCGCGACCCGATCATGTATCGCATCCGTCACGCGCATCACCACCAGACCGGCGACAAGTGGTGCATCTACCCGAACTACGACTTCACCCACGGTCAGTCGGACGCCATCGAAGGCATCACACATTCGATTTGCACCCTGGAGTTCGAAAGCCACCGTCCGCTGTACGAGTGGTTCCTCGACAACCTGCCCGTACCGGCGAAGCCGCGTCAGTATGAGTTCAGCCGCCTGAACCTGAACTACACCATCACCAGCAAGCGCAAGCTCAAGCAACTGGTCGATGAAAAGCACGTTCATGGCTGGGACGATCCGCGCATGTCCACGCTGTCGGGCTTCCGCCGCCGTGGCTACACGCCGAAATCGATCCGCAACTTCTGCGAAATGATCGGCACCAACCGTTCCGACGGCGTCGTCGATTTCGGCATGCTCGAATTCAGCATCCGTGACGACCTCGACCACAGCGCCCCGCGTGCCATGTGCGTATTGCGTCCGCTGAAAGTCGTGATCACCAACTACCCGGAAGGCCAGGTCGAAAACCTCGAATTGGCGTGCCACCCGAAAGAAGACATGGGCGTGCGCGTTCTGCCGTTCGCCCGTGAGCTCTACATCGACCGTGAAGACTTCATGGAAGAGCCGCCAAAAGGCTACAAACGCCTGGAGCCGAACGGCGAAGTGCGTTTGCGCGGCAGCTACGTGATCCGTGCCGACGAAGCGATCAAGGACGCCGAGGGCAACATCGTCGAACTGCGTTGCTCCTACGATCCGGACACCTTGGGCAAGAACCCGGAAGGCCGCAAGGTCAAAGGCGTGGTGCACTGGGTGCCGGCCGCGGCCAGCGTCGAATGCGAAGTGCGTCTGTACGATCGCCTGTTCCGTTCTGCCAACCCTGAAAAGGCCGAAGACAGCGCCAGTTTCCTGGACAACATCAACCCTGACTCGCTGCAAATCCTCACCGGTTGTCGTGCTGAGCCTTCGCTGGGCAATGCACAGCCGGAAGACCGTTTCCAGTTCGAGCGCGAAGGTTACTTCGTCGCGGATATCAAGGACTCGAAGCCAGGTGTTCCGGTGTTCAACCGTACCGTGACCCTGCGTGATTCGTGGGGCCAGTGA
- a CDS encoding peptidylprolyl isomerase encodes MTQVKLTTNHGDIVLELNAEKAPITVANFIEYVKAGHYENTVFHRVIGNFMIQGGGFEPGMKEKKDKRPSIQNEADNGLPNVKYSVAMARTMEPHSASAQFFINVADNSFLNHSGKTAQGWGYAVFAKVVEGTDVVEKIKGVATTSKAGHQDVPAEDVIIEKAEIIE; translated from the coding sequence ATGACCCAAGTCAAACTGACCACCAACCATGGCGACATCGTCCTGGAACTGAACGCTGAGAAAGCCCCGATCACCGTGGCCAACTTCATCGAGTACGTCAAAGCCGGTCACTACGAAAACACCGTTTTCCACCGCGTCATCGGCAACTTCATGATCCAGGGCGGCGGTTTCGAGCCAGGCATGAAAGAAAAGAAAGACAAGCGCCCAAGCATCCAGAACGAAGCCGACAACGGCCTGCCGAACGTGAAGTACAGCGTGGCCATGGCGCGCACAATGGAGCCGCATTCGGCTTCCGCCCAGTTCTTCATCAACGTGGCTGACAACAGCTTCCTGAACCACAGCGGCAAAACCGCTCAAGGTTGGGGCTACGCCGTATTCGCCAAAGTAGTCGAAGGCACCGACGTGGTCGAGAAGATCAAAGGCGTGGCCACGACTTCCAAAGCCGGCCACCAGGACGTACCCGCAGAAGACGTGATCATCGAGAAAGCCGAGATCATTGAGTGA
- the lpxH gene encoding UDP-2,3-diacylglucosamine diphosphatase: MILLISDLHLEEERPDITRAFLDLLAGRARSASALYILGDFFEAWIGDDAMTPFQRSICQALRELSDSGTAIFLMHGNRDFMLGQAFCKQAGCTLLKDPSVVQFYGEPVLLMHGDSLCTRDVGYMKLRRYLRNPITLYILRHLPLRTRHKLARKLRSESRAQTRMKANDIVDVTPEEVPQVMQQYGVKTLIHGHTHRPAIHKLQIGEQAAKRIVLGDWDRQGWALQVDEQGYALAPFDFGNPRLTAE, translated from the coding sequence GTGATACTGCTGATTTCAGACTTGCATCTGGAAGAGGAGCGCCCGGACATTACCCGGGCGTTTCTGGATTTACTCGCTGGACGTGCCCGCTCAGCGAGTGCGTTGTACATTCTGGGCGACTTTTTCGAGGCGTGGATTGGCGACGATGCCATGACGCCGTTCCAGCGTTCCATCTGCCAGGCCCTGCGCGAACTTAGCGACAGCGGCACGGCCATTTTTCTGATGCACGGCAATCGCGACTTCATGCTTGGCCAGGCCTTCTGCAAACAGGCCGGTTGCACGTTGTTGAAAGACCCGAGTGTCGTGCAGTTTTACGGCGAGCCAGTGCTATTGATGCACGGCGACAGCCTCTGCACCCGTGACGTCGGCTATATGAAGCTGCGACGTTACCTGCGCAACCCGATCACCCTGTACATTCTGCGGCACCTGCCCTTGCGTACTCGCCATAAACTGGCGCGCAAGCTGCGCAGCGAAAGCCGTGCACAGACGCGGATGAAGGCCAATGACATTGTCGATGTCACGCCGGAAGAAGTGCCGCAGGTCATGCAGCAATATGGCGTGAAAACCTTGATCCACGGGCACACCCATCGCCCCGCCATCCACAAGTTGCAGATTGGCGAGCAGGCGGCCAAACGCATTGTGCTGGGGGATTGGGATCGTCAGGGTTGGGCGTTGCAGGTCGATGAGCAAGGGTATGCGTTGGCGCCGTTTGATTTTGGTAACCCGCGCCTGACTGCAGAGTGA
- a CDS encoding DHA2 family efflux MFS transporter permease subunit, which translates to MSNNASFTPPSLLLSTIGLSLATFMQVLDTTIANVALPTISGNLGVSSEQGTWVITSFAVSNAIALPLTGWLSRRFGEVKLFLWATMLFVLASFLCGISTSMPELIGFRVLQGLVAGPLYPMTQTLLIAVYPPARRGMALALLAMVTVVAPIAGPILGGWITDSYSWPWIFFINVPIGIFAVMVVRQQLKARPVVTRYQPMDYVGLITLIIGVGVLQVILDKGNDLDWFESNFIIIGAAISVIALAVFVIWEMTDKHPVVNLRLFAYRNFRIGTIVLVGGYAGFFGINLILPQWLQTQMGYTATWAGLAVAPIGILPVVLSPFVGKYAHKFDLRLLAGGAFLCIGLSCFMRAGFTNEVDFQHIALVQLFMGIGVALFFMPTLSILMSDLPPSQIADGAGLATFLRTLGGSFAASLTTWIWIRRADQHHAYLSESITTYEPATREALNSLGGAGNPAYAQLDHVLTSQAYMLSTVDYFTLLGWAFMGLILLVWLAKPPFAAKAGPAAAGH; encoded by the coding sequence ATGAGCAATAACGCGTCTTTTACGCCGCCCAGCCTGCTGCTCAGCACCATCGGCCTGTCGCTGGCGACCTTCATGCAGGTGCTCGACACCACGATCGCCAACGTGGCCTTGCCGACGATTTCCGGCAACCTGGGCGTGAGTTCGGAGCAGGGCACTTGGGTCATCACCTCGTTTGCGGTGAGCAACGCCATTGCGCTGCCGCTGACCGGTTGGCTCAGCCGGCGTTTCGGTGAGGTGAAGCTGTTTCTTTGGGCGACGATGCTGTTCGTGCTGGCGTCGTTTCTCTGTGGCATCTCGACCTCGATGCCGGAGTTGATCGGCTTTCGGGTGCTTCAAGGCCTGGTGGCCGGGCCGTTGTACCCGATGACACAGACGCTGTTGATTGCGGTCTATCCGCCCGCCAGACGAGGCATGGCCCTGGCGTTGCTGGCGATGGTCACGGTGGTGGCGCCGATTGCCGGGCCGATCCTCGGCGGCTGGATTACTGACAGCTATAGCTGGCCGTGGATTTTCTTTATCAACGTGCCAATCGGGATTTTCGCGGTGATGGTGGTGCGCCAGCAACTGAAGGCGCGGCCGGTGGTGACCCGTTACCAGCCGATGGATTACGTGGGCCTGATCACTTTGATTATTGGCGTCGGCGTGTTGCAGGTGATCCTCGACAAGGGCAATGACCTGGACTGGTTCGAGTCAAATTTCATCATCATTGGCGCGGCTATTTCAGTGATTGCACTGGCGGTGTTCGTGATCTGGGAAATGACCGACAAACACCCGGTGGTCAACCTGCGGCTGTTCGCTTACCGCAATTTCCGTATCGGTACTATTGTGCTGGTGGGCGGTTACGCCGGGTTCTTTGGGATTAACCTGATCCTGCCGCAATGGCTGCAAACCCAGATGGGCTACACCGCCACCTGGGCCGGACTGGCGGTGGCGCCGATCGGTATTCTGCCGGTGGTTTTATCGCCGTTTGTCGGCAAGTACGCGCATAAGTTCGACCTGCGATTGCTGGCCGGTGGTGCGTTCCTTTGCATCGGTTTGAGCTGCTTTATGCGCGCCGGGTTTACCAACGAAGTGGATTTCCAGCACATCGCCCTGGTGCAGCTGTTCATGGGCATTGGCGTGGCGCTGTTCTTCATGCCGACCTTGAGCATTTTGATGTCGGACTTGCCGCCAAGCCAGATTGCCGACGGCGCAGGGCTGGCGACGTTCCTGCGGACCCTGGGCGGGAGTTTTGCCGCGTCGTTGACCACCTGGATCTGGATTCGCCGCGCCGATCAGCACCATGCGTATCTGAGTGAAAGCATCACCACCTATGAGCCGGCGACCCGGGAGGCGTTGAACTCACTGGGCGGGGCGGGCAATCCGGCCTACGCGCAGCTGGATCATGTGCTGACCAGCCAGGCGTACATGCTCTCCACCGTGGATTACTTCACGTTGCTGGGGTGGGCGTTCATGGGGTTGATTCTGCTGGTATGGCTGGCGAAACCACCGTTTGCGGCGAAGGCAGGACCTGCGGCAGCTGGGCACTAA
- a CDS encoding HlyD family efflux transporter periplasmic adaptor subunit — protein MATVDTTPASTDKASDNPQHASNPRKRKVMLFVLTIVVILAGLGVWGYHELFGRWNESTDDAYVNGNVVEITPLVAGTVVSIGADDGDLVHEGQVLVNFDPNDAEVGLQSAQANLARTVRQVRGLYSNVDGMKAQVNAQQAEVQKAQDNFNRRKNLAAGGAISQEELSHARDDLTSAQNALANAKQQLMTTSALVDDTVVSSHPDVMSAAAQLRQAYLNNARSTLIAPVTGYIAKRTVQLGQRVQPGTALMAVIPLDQLWIDANFKETQLRDMRIGQPVDIEADLYGSDVKYSGTIDSLGAGTGSAFALLPAQNATGNWIKIVQRVPVRIHINAEELAKHPLRVGLSTQVDVDLRDQSGPVLAQQPPQKASFSTSVYDRQLAEADAMITQLIHDNSAAVNKTAQR, from the coding sequence ATGGCCACTGTCGATACAACCCCTGCTTCAACGGATAAAGCGTCTGACAACCCTCAACACGCTAGCAATCCACGCAAACGCAAAGTGATGCTGTTTGTGCTGACCATCGTGGTGATCCTCGCCGGGCTCGGCGTCTGGGGTTATCACGAACTCTTCGGTCGCTGGAATGAAAGTACCGACGACGCCTATGTGAACGGCAACGTGGTGGAAATCACCCCGCTGGTCGCTGGCACCGTGGTCAGCATCGGCGCCGACGATGGCGATCTGGTCCACGAAGGCCAGGTGCTGGTCAACTTCGACCCGAATGACGCCGAAGTCGGTTTGCAAAGTGCCCAGGCCAATCTGGCTCGCACCGTACGCCAGGTTCGTGGTTTGTACAGCAACGTCGACGGCATGAAAGCCCAGGTCAATGCGCAGCAGGCCGAAGTGCAAAAGGCCCAGGACAACTTCAATCGGCGGAAAAACCTCGCCGCTGGCGGGGCGATTTCCCAGGAAGAACTGTCCCACGCTCGCGATGATCTGACCTCGGCGCAAAACGCCTTGGCCAACGCCAAACAACAGCTCATGACCACCAGCGCGCTGGTGGATGACACCGTGGTGTCGTCGCATCCGGACGTGATGTCGGCCGCCGCGCAATTGCGCCAGGCCTACCTGAACAATGCCCGCAGCACCTTGATCGCGCCGGTCACCGGTTATATCGCCAAACGCACTGTGCAACTCGGTCAGCGAGTTCAGCCGGGCACGGCGCTGATGGCGGTGATTCCGCTGGATCAGCTGTGGATTGACGCCAACTTCAAAGAAACCCAACTGCGTGACATGCGCATCGGTCAGCCGGTGGACATCGAGGCCGACCTCTACGGCAGCGACGTCAAATATAGCGGCACCATCGACAGCCTCGGCGCCGGGACTGGCAGCGCGTTTGCTTTGTTGCCGGCGCAGAACGCCACCGGTAACTGGATCAAGATCGTCCAGCGGGTGCCGGTACGGATTCACATCAACGCCGAAGAGTTGGCCAAACACCCGTTGCGGGTCGGCCTGTCGACTCAGGTCGATGTGGACCTGCGCGACCAGAGCGGTCCGGTGCTGGCGCAACAGCCGCCGCAAAAGGCGTCATTCAGTACCAGCGTCTACGACCGTCAGTTGGCCGAGGCAGACGCGATGATCACCCAGTTGATCCACGACAACAGCGCTGCGGTCAATAAAACCGCGCAGCGCTGA
- a CDS encoding efflux transporter outer membrane subunit: MNSKNLRTGLSLVLLAMSLAGCASYSGLTTEGVSLDAKNLKAGQSLNGVTLSPAAWPKSDWWKSLGDPQLDGLIREALHDSPDMQIADARAHQASAAAYAVDAARMPTLDASAGVSRSRLARDQDPSGQGGTYSTVRNLGASFNYNFDLWGGQRDAWEAALGQARAAEVDQQAAQLTLSADVARAYSDLGQAHIIHDLASEDLKRTQQMLDLSQRRLSSGIDSQYQFQQTESLQASAEASLIDAEKRLQSAKIALAVLLGKGPDRGNEIARPKVLQASVVALPSVLPAELLGRRPDLVAARWRVEAASKNIAAGKTQFYPNLNLSAAAGVESLLGDAMFGSASRFFNVAPTISVPIFDGGRLRADLDSRDADYDLAVAQYNKSLVKALGDVSDTINQLHDIGRQIGAQQHATDIAQDSYNTVVQRYGSGIGNYLDVLSIEQQLLQAQRQLANLNAEQIDLSIQLMQALGGGFQGETLTAANATPATQHN, translated from the coding sequence ATGAACAGTAAAAACCTGCGAACCGGTCTGAGCCTGGTGCTGTTGGCCATGAGCCTCGCCGGTTGCGCCAGTTACAGCGGCCTGACCACCGAAGGCGTCAGCCTCGATGCGAAAAATCTCAAGGCCGGGCAATCCCTCAACGGCGTGACCCTGTCACCCGCCGCGTGGCCAAAAAGCGACTGGTGGAAAAGCCTTGGCGATCCGCAACTCGACGGTCTGATCCGCGAAGCCCTACACGACAGCCCGGACATGCAAATCGCCGACGCCCGCGCCCATCAGGCCAGTGCTGCCGCGTATGCCGTCGACGCTGCGCGTATGCCGACCCTCGATGCCAGCGCCGGCGTCAGCCGTTCGCGTCTGGCCCGTGATCAGGACCCGAGCGGGCAGGGCGGCACCTATTCCACCGTGCGTAATCTCGGTGCGAGTTTCAATTACAACTTCGACCTCTGGGGCGGTCAGCGCGATGCCTGGGAAGCCGCATTGGGCCAGGCCCGTGCCGCCGAAGTCGATCAGCAGGCGGCGCAACTGACCTTGTCCGCCGACGTCGCCCGCGCCTACAGCGATCTGGGGCAGGCGCACATCATCCATGACCTGGCCAGCGAAGACCTCAAGCGCACCCAACAAATGCTCGACCTGAGCCAGCGTCGCCTGAGCTCGGGGATCGACAGTCAATACCAGTTCCAACAGACCGAAAGCCTGCAAGCCAGCGCCGAAGCCAGCCTGATCGACGCCGAGAAACGCCTGCAAAGCGCGAAAATCGCCTTGGCGGTGCTGTTGGGCAAAGGCCCGGATCGCGGCAATGAAATCGCCCGTCCGAAAGTTCTCCAGGCCAGCGTCGTAGCACTGCCATCGGTTCTGCCGGCGGAATTGCTCGGTCGTCGTCCGGACCTGGTGGCGGCGCGCTGGCGGGTTGAAGCCGCGAGCAAAAACATCGCGGCGGGCAAGACTCAGTTCTACCCCAACCTCAACCTGAGCGCGGCGGCGGGTGTCGAGTCGTTGCTGGGCGATGCGATGTTCGGTTCGGCGAGTCGCTTTTTCAACGTCGCGCCGACGATCTCGGTGCCGATTTTCGACGGCGGTCGTTTGCGTGCCGACCTCGATTCTCGCGACGCCGACTACGACCTCGCGGTGGCGCAGTACAACAAAAGCCTGGTGAAAGCCCTGGGCGATGTCAGCGACACCATCAACCAATTGCACGATATCGGCCGGCAAATCGGCGCCCAGCAGCACGCCACCGACATTGCCCAGGATTCTTACAACACCGTGGTCCAGCGCTACGGTTCCGGCATCGGTAATTATCTGGACGTGCTCAGCATCGAGCAGCAATTACTCCAGGCCCAGCGTCAGCTGGCCAACCTGAATGCCGAGCAGATCGACCTGTCAATTCAACTGATGCAAGCACTGGGCGGCGGCTTTCAGGGCGAAACCCTGACCGCGGCCAACGCAACCCCAGCCACGCAGCACAACTAA
- a CDS encoding MarR family winged helix-turn-helix transcriptional regulator produces the protein MKHFNPENFQHCHLGLLLGRTALLKDRIIDTHMEPHGITAAQFKVLIIMAQFGVDTPAELCRHLSLDSGSMTRMLDRLEQKGFLARQRSEADRRQVQLVLTEQGQQLTDRLPQIGAEAMNELAEAITPQELKTLEQILKKILVAAGDSITLQRVGGHEQ, from the coding sequence ATGAAACATTTCAATCCGGAAAATTTCCAGCATTGCCATCTCGGCCTCTTGCTCGGGCGCACCGCGCTGCTCAAGGACCGGATCATCGACACGCACATGGAACCCCACGGCATCACGGCCGCGCAGTTCAAAGTGCTGATTATCATGGCCCAGTTCGGCGTCGATACCCCGGCCGAATTGTGCCGTCACCTGTCGCTGGACAGCGGTTCGATGACCCGCATGCTCGATCGTCTGGAACAGAAAGGTTTCCTCGCCCGCCAACGTTCCGAAGCTGATCGCCGTCAAGTGCAACTGGTGCTGACTGAACAAGGCCAGCAGTTGACTGACCGCCTGCCGCAGATCGGCGCCGAGGCCATGAATGAACTGGCCGAGGCCATCACCCCGCAAGAGTTGAAAACTCTGGAACAGATCCTGAAAAAAATTCTGGTAGCCGCGGGTGACTCGATCACCCTGCAGCGGGTAGGTGGCCATGAACAGTAA